A single window of Jeotgalibacillus haloalkalitolerans DNA harbors:
- a CDS encoding helix-hairpin-helix domain-containing protein codes for MLLWIKNYQKPLFIFIPLITLLCFFLFNQSTESSVPVESPLNNEITQASVMDEPGDMTASVLFVDIKGKVANEGVYEMEQGDRVIDLIQKAGGELPDADMTAVNLAQMLHDEMVIIVPGKPSEQKGDLSTQSDKININRATQTELESITGIGPSKATAIIQYREENGPFKSIEDIMNISGIGEKTFDKLKESISTY; via the coding sequence ATGCTTCTATGGATTAAAAATTATCAGAAACCACTTTTCATTTTCATTCCCCTCATCACGCTTCTCTGCTTTTTTCTTTTTAATCAATCCACTGAAAGCTCTGTACCGGTTGAAAGTCCGCTGAACAACGAAATCACACAGGCATCTGTCATGGATGAACCAGGCGACATGACTGCCTCTGTCCTGTTTGTTGACATCAAAGGTAAGGTTGCAAATGAAGGTGTTTACGAAATGGAACAAGGTGACCGGGTCATTGATCTCATTCAAAAGGCGGGAGGTGAACTGCCTGATGCTGATATGACGGCTGTTAATCTTGCGCAGATGCTACATGATGAAATGGTCATCATCGTCCCCGGAAAACCTTCAGAACAAAAAGGTGATCTGAGCACACAATCTGATAAAATAAATATTAACCGTGCCACTCAGACTGAACTTGAATCCATAACAGGTATCGGTCCTTCAAAAGCAACGGCTATCATCCAATACAGGGAAGAAAATGGTCCGTTCAAATCAATTGAAGATATTATGAATATTTCAGGCATCGGAGAAAAAACATTTGATAAACTGAAAGAGTCGATCAGTACTTACTAA
- a CDS encoding ComE operon protein 2, which translates to MNRISWNQYFMAQSHLLALRSTCTRLTVGATIVREQRIIAGGYNGSIKGGTHCIDEGCYVIDNHCVRTIHAEMNAILQCAKFGAATEGASLYVTHFPCLQCTKAIIQAGISKIYYASDYKNHPYAIELLEQSGVQTEHVPFDPASIEQLISPAEQGRIK; encoded by the coding sequence ATGAACAGAATATCCTGGAATCAGTATTTTATGGCACAGAGTCACCTGCTGGCTCTCAGAAGTACCTGCACGAGACTGACAGTAGGTGCAACGATTGTGAGAGAGCAGCGTATTATTGCGGGAGGATATAATGGATCCATTAAAGGTGGAACACACTGTATTGACGAAGGCTGTTACGTGATTGATAACCATTGTGTAAGAACGATACACGCTGAGATGAATGCCATACTCCAGTGTGCAAAATTCGGTGCAGCAACCGAAGGCGCAAGCTTATACGTCACACATTTCCCATGCCTTCAGTGCACAAAAGCGATTATTCAGGCAGGGATCTCAAAAATCTATTATGCAAGTGATTATAAAAATCACCCATATGCGATTGAACTGCTTGAACAGTCAGGTGTGCAAACTGAACATGTCCCTTTTGATCCTGCATCCATTGAGCAGCTGATCTCTCCTGCAGAGCAGGGAAGGATTAAGTGA